One segment of Vulpes lagopus strain Blue_001 chromosome 8, ASM1834538v1, whole genome shotgun sequence DNA contains the following:
- the SLC16A14 gene encoding monocarboxylate transporter 14, whose product MYTSHEDIGYDFEDDPKDKKTLKSHPNIDSGWAWMVVLSSFFVHILIMGSQMALGVLNVEWLEEFHQSRGLTAWVSSLSMGITLIVGPFIGLFINTCGCRRTAIIGGLVNSLGWVLSAYAANVHYLFITFGVTAGLGSGMAYLPAVVMVGRYFQKRRALAQGLSTTGTGFGTFLMTLLLKHLCAEYGWRDAMFIQGAVSLNLCVCGALLRPLAARGDPEGPGGAAPARPRGPGPGPAGPEEQAGEPRGALGVLKTAGRLGRRVREGFRAWASGYFGTASLFTNRRFVAFIVWALFAYSSFVIPFIHLPEIVHLYRLSEQNDVFPLTSIIAIVHILAKVVLGVVADLPCVSVWNVFLMANFTLVLSIFILPLMHTYAGLAVICALIGFSSGYFSLMPVVTEDLVGIEHLANAYGIIICANGISALLGPPFAGWIYDITEKYDFSFYICGLLYMVGILFLLIQPCIQMIEQSRKKYLDGAHV is encoded by the exons ATGTATACAAGTCATGAAGACATTGGGTATGATTTTGAAGATGACCCCAAAGATAAGAAGACACTTAAGTCCCATCCAAACATTGACAGTGGATGGGCTTGGATGGtggttctttcctccttctttgtgCACATCCTCATTATGGGCTCCCAGATGGCCCTGGGAGTCCTCAACGTGGAATGGCTTGAAGAGTTCCATCAGAGCCGTGGCCTGACTGCATGGGTCAGCTCCCTCAGCATGGGCATCACTTTGATTGTGG GACCTTTCATTGGCTTGTTTATCAACACCTGTGGGTGTCGCCGGACTGCCATCATCGGAGGGCTGGTGAACTCACTGGGCTGGGTACTGAGCGCCTATGCCGCAAACGTGCACTATCTCTTTATTACCTTTGGAGTGACAGCTG GCCTGGGCAGCGGGATGGCCTACCTGCCGGCCGTGGTCATGGTGGGCAGGTACTTCCAGAAGAGACGCGCGCTGGCGCAGGGCCTCAGCACCACCGGGACGGGGTTCGGCACGTTCCTCATGACGCTGCTGCTCAAGCACCTGTGCGCGGAGTACGGCTGGCGCGACGCGATGTTCATCCAGGGCGCCGTGTCCTTGAACCTGTGCGTGTGCGGCGCGCTCCTGCGGCCCCTGGCGGCGCGCGGGGACCCCGAgggcccgggcggggcggcgCCGGCTCgcccgcgggggccggggccggggcccgcgGGGCCCGAGGAGCAGGCGGGGGAGCCCCGGGGCGCCCTCGGGGTCCTCAAGACGGCGGGCCGGCTGGGCAGGAGGGTCCGCGAGGGCTTCCGCGCCTGGGCCTCGGGCTACTTCGGGACCGCCTCGCTCTTCACCAACCGGAGGTTTGTCGCCTTCATTGTCTGGGCTTTGTTCGCCTACAGCAGCTTTGTCATCCCCTTCATCCACCTCCCGGAGATAGTCCATTTGTACCGTTTGTCCGAGCAGAACGACGTGTTCCCTCTGACCTCCATCATAGCCATAGTGCACATCCTGGCCAAAGTGGTCCTGGGCGTCGTGGCCGACCTGCCCTGCGTCAGCGTGTGGAACGTCTTCCTCATGGCCAACTTCACCCTGGTCCTCAGCATCTTCATCCTGCCCCTGATGCACACCTACGCCGGCCTGGCCGTCATCTGCGCCCTGATCGGCTTCTCCAGCGGCTATTTCTCGCTGATGCCCGTGGTGACCGAAGACCTGGTGGGGATCGAGCACCTGGCCAACGCCTACGGCATCATCATCTGCGCCAACGGCATCTCGGCGCTGCTGGGACCACCTTTCGCAG GCTGGATCTATGACATCACAGAAAAATAcgatttttccttttatatatgtgGCTTACTCTACATGGTAGGAATACTCTTTTTACTCATTCAGCCATGTATTCAAATGATAgaacaatccagaaaaaaatacctGGATGGTGCCCACGTTTAG